A stretch of Brassica napus cultivar Da-Ae chromosome C6, Da-Ae, whole genome shotgun sequence DNA encodes these proteins:
- the LOC106404919 gene encoding serine carboxypeptidase-like 2 isoform X3 produces the protein MAKDYVSSVLKSLLLLLQLVLLIHDADSASTVKFLPGFDGPLPFELETGYIGVGEEEEVQLFYYFIKSERNPEEDPLLLWLSGGPGCSSISGLLFENGPLTMKLDAYNGSLPSLVSTTYSWTKLSNIIFLDQPVGTGFSYSRTSLHNKPSDSGEARRIHEFLQKWLGKHQEFTSNPFYAAGDSYSGMIIPALVQEISKGNYQCCNPPINLQGYMLGNPITEHNGVNYRIPYAHGMALISDELYESLKRVCKGEYAYVDSRNTECLKLLEEYNKCTDRITLFIIQHPLCETETPNCYIYRYLLSTYWANDKTVRKALQINEESIGEWIRCNLDIPYNHDIVSSVPYHKNNSISGYRSLIFSGDHDMAVPYLGTQAWIRSLNYSIINDWRPWMIDDQIAGYTRTYANKMTFATIKAMGTRQSINQRKVLSCSKGGSVANLCKRVN, from the exons ATGGCTAAAGATTACGTTTCCTCTGTTCTGAAATCTCTGCttctgcttcttcaacttgtCTTGTTGATTCATGATGCTGATTCTGCCTCCACCGTTAAATTTCTTCCTGGTTTTGATGGCCCTCTTCCATTTGAACTCGAAACCGG GTACATTGGTGTTGGTGAGGAGGAGGAAGTGCAATTGTTCTACTACTTCATCAAGTCTGAGAGGAACCCTGAAGAAGACCCTCTTCTTCTCTGGCTAAGTGGAGGACCTGGCTGCTCTTCCATCTCTGGCCTTCTTTTTGAGAATG GGCCTCTAACTATGAAGCTTGATGCTTACAATGGAAGTCTGCCTTCTTTGGTCTCTACTACATACTCATGGACCAAG CTTTCAAACATAATATTCTTGGATCAACCTGTTGGAACTGGCTTCTCCTACTCAAGAACTTCACTTCATAACAAACCGAGTGATTCAGGGGAGGCCAGACGGATCCATGAATTTCTTCAAAAG TGGCTAGGAAAGCATCAAGAGTTTACCTCAAACCCTTTCTATGCTGCAGGAGATTCTTATTCCGGTATGATTATTCCGGCTCTGGTTCAAGAAATCTCAAAAG GAAATTATCAATGTTGCAATCCTCCAATAAATCTTCAG GGCTACATGCTCGGTAACCCAATAACAGAACATAATGGTGTAAACTACCGCATTCCATATGCTCATGGTATGGCACTCATCTCTGATGAGCTCTACGAG TCGCTAAAAAGAGTATGCAAAGGAGAGTATGCATATGTTGATTCACGTAACACAGAGTGCTTGAAACTCCTTGAAGAATATAATAAG TGTACAGATAGAATAACTCTATTTATTATACAACATCCTTTGTGTGAAACTGAAACTCCAAATTGCTAT ATTTATCGCTATTTGTTATCTACCTACTGGGCTAATGACAAAACCGTACGTAAGGCTCTTCAAATCAATGAG GAGAGTATAGGGGAATGGATACGATGTAATCTGGATATTCCTTACAATCATGACATTGTAAGTAGCGTACCTTACCATAAAAACAACAGTATCAGTGGCTATCGTTCTCTCATCTTCAG TGGTGATCATGATATGGCAGTGCCTTACCTTGGAACTCAAGCTTGGATAAGGTCTCTCAACTATTCCATCATTAATGATTGGAGGCCATGGATGATCGACGACCAAATCGCTGg ATACACAAGAACTTATGCAAATAAAATGACATTTGCTACTATCAAAGCAA TGGGCACACGCCAGAGTATAAACCAGAGGAAAGTTTTATCATGTTCGAAAGGTGGATCAGTGGCCAACCTCTGTAAAAGAGTAAATTAA
- the LOC106404919 gene encoding serine carboxypeptidase-like 2 isoform X2, with protein sequence MAKDYVSSVLKSLLLLLQLVLLIHDADSASTVKFLPGFDGPLPFELETGYIGVGEEEEVQLFYYFIKSERNPEEDPLLLWLSGGPGCSSISGLLFENGPLTMKLDAYNGSLPSLVSTTYSWTKLSNIIFLDQPVGTGFSYSRTSLHNKPSDSGEARRIHEFLQKWLGKHQEFTSNPFYAAGDSYSGNYQCCNPPINLQGYMLGNPITEHNGVNYRIPYAHGMALISDELYESLKRVCKGEYAYVDSRNTECLKLLEEYNKCTDRITLFIIQHPLCETETPNCYIYRYLLSTYWANDKTVRKALQINEESIGEWIRCNLDIPYNHDIVSSVPYHKNNSISGYRSLIFSGDHDMAVPYLGTQAWIRSLNYSIINDWRPWMIDDQIAGYTRTYANKMTFATIKGGGHTPEYKPEESFIMFERWISGQPL encoded by the exons ATGGCTAAAGATTACGTTTCCTCTGTTCTGAAATCTCTGCttctgcttcttcaacttgtCTTGTTGATTCATGATGCTGATTCTGCCTCCACCGTTAAATTTCTTCCTGGTTTTGATGGCCCTCTTCCATTTGAACTCGAAACCGG GTACATTGGTGTTGGTGAGGAGGAGGAAGTGCAATTGTTCTACTACTTCATCAAGTCTGAGAGGAACCCTGAAGAAGACCCTCTTCTTCTCTGGCTAAGTGGAGGACCTGGCTGCTCTTCCATCTCTGGCCTTCTTTTTGAGAATG GGCCTCTAACTATGAAGCTTGATGCTTACAATGGAAGTCTGCCTTCTTTGGTCTCTACTACATACTCATGGACCAAG CTTTCAAACATAATATTCTTGGATCAACCTGTTGGAACTGGCTTCTCCTACTCAAGAACTTCACTTCATAACAAACCGAGTGATTCAGGGGAGGCCAGACGGATCCATGAATTTCTTCAAAAG TGGCTAGGAAAGCATCAAGAGTTTACCTCAAACCCTTTCTATGCTGCAGGAGATTCTTATTCCG GAAATTATCAATGTTGCAATCCTCCAATAAATCTTCAG GGCTACATGCTCGGTAACCCAATAACAGAACATAATGGTGTAAACTACCGCATTCCATATGCTCATGGTATGGCACTCATCTCTGATGAGCTCTACGAG TCGCTAAAAAGAGTATGCAAAGGAGAGTATGCATATGTTGATTCACGTAACACAGAGTGCTTGAAACTCCTTGAAGAATATAATAAG TGTACAGATAGAATAACTCTATTTATTATACAACATCCTTTGTGTGAAACTGAAACTCCAAATTGCTAT ATTTATCGCTATTTGTTATCTACCTACTGGGCTAATGACAAAACCGTACGTAAGGCTCTTCAAATCAATGAG GAGAGTATAGGGGAATGGATACGATGTAATCTGGATATTCCTTACAATCATGACATTGTAAGTAGCGTACCTTACCATAAAAACAACAGTATCAGTGGCTATCGTTCTCTCATCTTCAG TGGTGATCATGATATGGCAGTGCCTTACCTTGGAACTCAAGCTTGGATAAGGTCTCTCAACTATTCCATCATTAATGATTGGAGGCCATGGATGATCGACGACCAAATCGCTGg ATACACAAGAACTTATGCAAATAAAATGACATTTGCTACTATCAAA GGAGGTGGGCACACGCCAGAGTATAAACCAGAGGAAAGTTTTATCATGTTCGAAAGGTGGATCAGTGGCCAACCTCTGTAA
- the LOC106404919 gene encoding serine carboxypeptidase-like 2 isoform X1 — protein MAKDYVSSVLKSLLLLLQLVLLIHDADSASTVKFLPGFDGPLPFELETGYIGVGEEEEVQLFYYFIKSERNPEEDPLLLWLSGGPGCSSISGLLFENGPLTMKLDAYNGSLPSLVSTTYSWTKLSNIIFLDQPVGTGFSYSRTSLHNKPSDSGEARRIHEFLQKWLGKHQEFTSNPFYAAGDSYSGMIIPALVQEISKGNYQCCNPPINLQGYMLGNPITEHNGVNYRIPYAHGMALISDELYESLKRVCKGEYAYVDSRNTECLKLLEEYNKCTDRITLFIIQHPLCETETPNCYIYRYLLSTYWANDKTVRKALQINEESIGEWIRCNLDIPYNHDIVSSVPYHKNNSISGYRSLIFSGDHDMAVPYLGTQAWIRSLNYSIINDWRPWMIDDQIAGYTRTYANKMTFATIKGGGHTPEYKPEESFIMFERWISGQPL, from the exons ATGGCTAAAGATTACGTTTCCTCTGTTCTGAAATCTCTGCttctgcttcttcaacttgtCTTGTTGATTCATGATGCTGATTCTGCCTCCACCGTTAAATTTCTTCCTGGTTTTGATGGCCCTCTTCCATTTGAACTCGAAACCGG GTACATTGGTGTTGGTGAGGAGGAGGAAGTGCAATTGTTCTACTACTTCATCAAGTCTGAGAGGAACCCTGAAGAAGACCCTCTTCTTCTCTGGCTAAGTGGAGGACCTGGCTGCTCTTCCATCTCTGGCCTTCTTTTTGAGAATG GGCCTCTAACTATGAAGCTTGATGCTTACAATGGAAGTCTGCCTTCTTTGGTCTCTACTACATACTCATGGACCAAG CTTTCAAACATAATATTCTTGGATCAACCTGTTGGAACTGGCTTCTCCTACTCAAGAACTTCACTTCATAACAAACCGAGTGATTCAGGGGAGGCCAGACGGATCCATGAATTTCTTCAAAAG TGGCTAGGAAAGCATCAAGAGTTTACCTCAAACCCTTTCTATGCTGCAGGAGATTCTTATTCCGGTATGATTATTCCGGCTCTGGTTCAAGAAATCTCAAAAG GAAATTATCAATGTTGCAATCCTCCAATAAATCTTCAG GGCTACATGCTCGGTAACCCAATAACAGAACATAATGGTGTAAACTACCGCATTCCATATGCTCATGGTATGGCACTCATCTCTGATGAGCTCTACGAG TCGCTAAAAAGAGTATGCAAAGGAGAGTATGCATATGTTGATTCACGTAACACAGAGTGCTTGAAACTCCTTGAAGAATATAATAAG TGTACAGATAGAATAACTCTATTTATTATACAACATCCTTTGTGTGAAACTGAAACTCCAAATTGCTAT ATTTATCGCTATTTGTTATCTACCTACTGGGCTAATGACAAAACCGTACGTAAGGCTCTTCAAATCAATGAG GAGAGTATAGGGGAATGGATACGATGTAATCTGGATATTCCTTACAATCATGACATTGTAAGTAGCGTACCTTACCATAAAAACAACAGTATCAGTGGCTATCGTTCTCTCATCTTCAG TGGTGATCATGATATGGCAGTGCCTTACCTTGGAACTCAAGCTTGGATAAGGTCTCTCAACTATTCCATCATTAATGATTGGAGGCCATGGATGATCGACGACCAAATCGCTGg ATACACAAGAACTTATGCAAATAAAATGACATTTGCTACTATCAAA GGAGGTGGGCACACGCCAGAGTATAAACCAGAGGAAAGTTTTATCATGTTCGAAAGGTGGATCAGTGGCCAACCTCTGTAA